The Salinirubellus salinus genome segment CCAGCGACGGACGCCCGTACCGGGTGAGTGAGTCAGAGCGTCGGCCCCAGTTCCTCCATCTGTGCGGCGTCGTGGCCGAAGACAACCGTCGCGTCGTGACGCCGCTCCAGTTCCCGACACAGCGACCGCGACTCGTGCCAGTCACGTGTGCTCCAGAGCAGGCTGGCACCCATCGAGGCGCCCTGCTCGTAGTTGGGTGCGGCGTAGGCCTGGTCGCCGACGACGAGGAGCGTCTCTCTGCCCCGCTCGCACTGCACACCGAGGAGGCCCGGCGAGTGGCCCGGCAGGTGGACCAGTTCCAGCCCCTCGAACAGCGTGTGACGGTGTCGGTCCACGACCCGCCAGTTCAGGTCGCGGTCGAAGTCCCGTTCGAGGTAGGCCTCGTCACCGTCCGGCGCGTCGGTCTTGGCGGAGTAGTAGGCGTACTCCAGCTCGTCCCGGTGGACGTAGACCGGGACGTCTGTCCCCTCGAAGGCGTAGAGACCGCCGGCGTGGTCGAGGTGGAGGTGTGACTGCACGACCGCGTCGATGTCCTCGACCGAGTACCCCGCGTCGGCGAGGTCGTCCTCGATGGGGCGGGCGTCCTCGTGGGTGAACGCGTCGTAGAGCTCGTCAGGCCACCAGTCCGCGCAGTCGGGGTCGGAGCCGGTGTCCCAGAGCACGGTCCCCTCGGGGTGGTCGAACACGAGGTTGTAGACGACGCCGTCCCCGCGGACGAGGTCCGGGTTCGGGTCACTCGCCGTCGCGGTCCGGAAACCGTCGAGGACGAGGTTCGTGTCGGCGGTGATGGTCCCACGGTCGACGACGTGGACCTGATAGTCGGGCATACCCTCGTCTCACGACCCGGTGGCTTGGCCCTGTGGGTCGACGGTGGTCCGGGCGGCGGTCGGTTCGTCCGGTTCGGTCGGCCCACCCTCACCCGTCGCACCTGCCGCCCGCGGGATGGTGACGACGAACTCGGTCCCGGTCTCGTCGGTCCGTTCCAGCCGGAGGTCGCCACCGTAGCGCTGGACGAGGTCCCGCGAGAGCGAGAGTCCGAACCCGTGGTCCCCACCGGTCGGGTAGCTGAACAACTGCTCCTCATCCTCGGGGTCGATACCGTCGCCGTCGTCGAGCACGCTCACATCGGCGTGGTCCGGACCCACGACCGCCGTCACCTCGAGCGTCACCGGCGGGTCGTTGTGGCGGATGCCGTTCTCCATCAGGTTCGTGAACACCCGACCGAGCAGGTCGTTCCCGACCACCTGCACGTCGTCGGGGACGTCAGTCCGGACCGCACCGACCTCGAACCCCGCGACCACGCTCTCGACCTCTCCATCGATCAGGGCTGCCAGGTCGACCGAGCCAGGGTCGACGTCCGTGGGGTCCTGTAGCAGCGTCCGGACCTGCTGGATGAAGACGGCCACCTCGTCGCTCCGGTCGTGGATGGTCCGGAGCCGACGGGTCGCGGTCGGGTCGTCGACGTCCTCGATGAGGATGCCCGCGGTTCCCCGGACGATGGCGATGCCGTTGAGCACCTCGTGGCGGAGCAGGTGGTTCAGGTACTCCATCCGCTCGCGCTCGTGCTTGCGACGTTCGGCCGTGAGCTCCGTCCGCGCCCGTTCCCGGCCCACG includes the following:
- a CDS encoding N-acyl homoserine lactonase family protein is translated as MPDYQVHVVDRGTITADTNLVLDGFRTATASDPNPDLVRGDGVVYNLVFDHPEGTVLWDTGSDPDCADWWPDELYDAFTHEDARPIEDDLADAGYSVEDIDAVVQSHLHLDHAGGLYAFEGTDVPVYVHRDELEYAYYSAKTDAPDGDEAYLERDFDRDLNWRVVDRHRHTLFEGLELVHLPGHSPGLLGVQCERGRETLLVVGDQAYAAPNYEQGASMGASLLWSTRDWHESRSLCRELERRHDATVVFGHDAAQMEELGPTL
- a CDS encoding sensor histidine kinase translates to MEYATLRDVGQTDSGTPRRRAKYGMALFAAVFSVLYLYYFTEVHRAGTMLGVKGFLEAALLGIPLVVLYSGTAWVSLTRYDEDLLPRLLRWTAGAAVVFAVLVTATMFVIGTRFDPGERFLVIQMSSGFGSAAGLLIGAMEVRANHVGRERARTELTAERRKHERERMEYLNHLLRHEVLNGIAIVRGTAGILIEDVDDPTATRRLRTIHDRSDEVAVFIQQVRTLLQDPTDVDPGSVDLAALIDGEVESVVAGFEVGAVRTDVPDDVQVVGNDLLGRVFTNLMENGIRHNDPPVTLEVTAVVGPDHADVSVLDDGDGIDPEDEEQLFSYPTGGDHGFGLSLSRDLVQRYGGDLRLERTDETGTEFVVTIPRAAGATGEGGPTEPDEPTAARTTVDPQGQATGS